One Vigna unguiculata cultivar IT97K-499-35 chromosome 7, ASM411807v1, whole genome shotgun sequence genomic region harbors:
- the LOC114189586 gene encoding ras-related protein RABF1 isoform X1 has protein sequence MGCGSSFPDRGSRHMGRPHPEDGGGHDARNIRVKLVLLGDSGVGKSCIVLRFVRGQFDATSKVTVGASFLSQTIALQDSTTVKFEIWDTAGQERYAALAPLYYRGAAVAVIVYDITSPESFSKAQYWVKELQKHGSPDIVMALVGNKADLQEKREVAVQDGTEYAEKNGMFFIETSAKTADNINELFEDIVDYATSKLPPDVLAA, from the exons ATGGGTTGCGGCTCCTCCTTTCCTG ATAGGGGTTCAAGGCATATGGGTCGACCCCATCCCGAGGATGGTGGAGGGCACGATGCCAGGAATATTAGGGTCAAG CTTGTTCTCTTAGGTGATTCTGGTGTTGGTAAAAGCTGTATTGTTCTACGATTTGTACGTGGTCAGTTTGATGCAACATCCAAA GTGACTGTTGGAGCTTCTTTTTTGTCGCAAACAATAGCTCTGCAAGACTCTACAacagtaaaatttgaaatatgggATACTGCTGGCCAAGAGAG GTATGCCGCATTAGCACCTCTCTATTACCGAGGTGCAGCAGTTGCAGTTATTGTCTATGATATAACAAGCCCAGAATCTTTTAGCAAAGCACAGTACTGGGTTAAG GAGCTACAAAAGCATGGAAGCCCTGATATAGTGATGGCACTGGTCGGTAATAAAGCTGATCTTCAAGAGAAGCGGGAAGTCGCTGTCCAG GATGGCACTGAATATGCTGAGAAGAATGGTATGTTTTTCATAGAGACATCTGCAAAGACAGCAGATAATATAAATGAACTGTTTGAG GACATTGTTGACTATGCCACTAGCAAGCTCCCCCCTGATGTTCTTGCTGCCTGA
- the LOC114189586 gene encoding ras-related protein RABF1 isoform X2, which produces MGCGSSFPDRGSRHMGRPHPEDGGGHDARNIRVKLVLLGDSGVGKSCIVLRFVRGQFDATSKVTVGASFLSQTIALQDSTTVKFEIWDTAGQERYAALAPLYYRGAAVAVIVYDITSPESFSKAQYWVKELQKHGSPDIVMALVGNKADLQEKREVAVQDGTEYAEKNGMFFIETSAKTADNINELFEEIAKRLPRPSVS; this is translated from the exons ATGGGTTGCGGCTCCTCCTTTCCTG ATAGGGGTTCAAGGCATATGGGTCGACCCCATCCCGAGGATGGTGGAGGGCACGATGCCAGGAATATTAGGGTCAAG CTTGTTCTCTTAGGTGATTCTGGTGTTGGTAAAAGCTGTATTGTTCTACGATTTGTACGTGGTCAGTTTGATGCAACATCCAAA GTGACTGTTGGAGCTTCTTTTTTGTCGCAAACAATAGCTCTGCAAGACTCTACAacagtaaaatttgaaatatgggATACTGCTGGCCAAGAGAG GTATGCCGCATTAGCACCTCTCTATTACCGAGGTGCAGCAGTTGCAGTTATTGTCTATGATATAACAAGCCCAGAATCTTTTAGCAAAGCACAGTACTGGGTTAAG GAGCTACAAAAGCATGGAAGCCCTGATATAGTGATGGCACTGGTCGGTAATAAAGCTGATCTTCAAGAGAAGCGGGAAGTCGCTGTCCAG GATGGCACTGAATATGCTGAGAAGAATGGTATGTTTTTCATAGAGACATCTGCAAAGACAGCAGATAATATAAATGAACTGTTTGAG GAAATTGCGAAAAGACTGCCTCGCCCATCAGTAAGTTGA